In Phragmites australis chromosome 17, lpPhrAust1.1, whole genome shotgun sequence, the following are encoded in one genomic region:
- the LOC133897503 gene encoding pentatricopeptide repeat-containing protein At5g14080-like — MAPPLPSTSRLLPRLAAARAISSRPHHLPPPSPSPAGTAPTSSPQAFHAHLASLVPHVPSLLAALSRARAARLPLLPATRALAASALLRHGRLPDALAHFSLLPNHPILPAPLCNSLLAALASSGSLAHARKVLDRMLAGVVELDTVGFGVFIKAVGRRDGLAEVMQLVEVVGGRGGRVSSSVVVAMVVDGMCREGRIEDAWRALEEMRLRGWKPDFVAYRIVSEGFRIAGRVEEEGRILKQKRKLGVAPRKEDYREHVLALVSNRQITEAKEIAEAVVLGDFPIDDDVLNVLIGSVSGIDADAAAMFCKFMTGKGKFPSTEMLVHLCENLFKNRKGDEMWEIFRVLLENGYCKNSRDYHLVVSFLGKAGKVREAYDVLKQVKRKRLEPDISSYNSLMDALCRNDLLRPAKKLWDEMFTIGCSPNLQTYNILITKFAQIGESEEVQQLCNHMFQKGVAPDAATYTSFITMLCEENKYEQAMDIFKKSLMQDAAVASSVLTVFILALCKQGNFKGALSVMCCVGSNAENLNSHVILLKSLTDAGKVEMAIEHIKWIRSNCSSSLHNIINELMASLSTSASLQHVTKLIQYLYSQRLVDEADPWMKLMGNVYA; from the exons ATGGCCCCACCATTGCCCTCCACATCCCGCCTCCTCcctcgcctcgccgccgcgcgcgccaTCTCCTCCCGGCCTCACCACCTGCCAccgccctctccctctcccgccGGCACCGCGCCCACGTCCAGTCCACAGGCCTTTCACGCCCATCTCGCATCCCTCGTGCCCCATGTCCCCAGCCTCCTCGCTGCGCTCTCCCGCGCCCGAGCCGCGCGGCTCCCGCTCCTCCCGGCCACCCGCGCGCTCGCCGCCTCCGCTCTCCTCCGCCATGGCCGCCTCCCCGACGCCCTCGCGCACTTCAGCCTCCTCCCGAACCACCCTATCCTCCCCGCCCCGCTCTGCAACTCCCTGCTCGCCGCGCTCGCGTCGTCCGGGTCCCTCGCCCACGCACGCAAGGTGCTCGACAGAATGCTTGCGGGGGTAGTCGAGCTGGACACCGTCGGGTTCGGGGTGTTCATCAAGGCCGTGGGCAGGAGAGATGGGCTAGCCGAGGTCATGCAGCTGGTGGAAGTGGTGGGTGGTCGGGGCGGCCGTGTTAGCAGTTCGGTTGTTGTGGCGATGGTCGTCGACGGTATGTGTCGGGAGGGGAGGATTGAGGATGCATGGCGTGCTTTGGAGGAGATGAGGTTGCGCGGATGGAAGCCAGATTTTGTTGCATATAGGATTGTGTCCGAGGGGTTTAGGATAGCAGGGAgggtggaggaggaagggaggatCTTGAAGCAGAAGAGGAAGCTGGGCGTCGCGCCTAGGAAGGAGGATTACAGAGAGCATGTGCTTGCATTGGTCTCCAACAGGCAGATTACTGAGGCGAAGGAGATCGCAGAGGCGGTTGTGTTGGGGGATTTCCCAATCGATGATGATGTGTTGAATGTCTTGATTGGTTCGGTGTCCGGGATTGATGCTGATGCTGCCGCTATGTTCTGTAAGTTCATGACTGGAAAGGGGAAATTTCCAAGTACAGAGATGCTTGTACACCTTTGCGAGAACCTTTTCAAGAACAGGAAGGGCGACGAGATGTGGGAAATTTTTAGGGTGCTTTTGGAGAATGGGTATTGCAAGAATTCAAGGGATTACCATTTGGTGGTGTCATTCTTGGGCAAAGCTGGGAAGGTGAGAGAGGCATATGATGTATTAAAGCAGGTGAAAAGAAAGAGATTAGAGCCTGACATTTCATCATATAATTCTCTCATGGACGCACTATGTAGAAATGATCTTCTTAGGCCAGCCAAGAAGTTGTGGGATGAGATGTTCACTATTGGGTGTAGCCCAAACCTGCAGACATACAATATACTCATCACAAAATTTGCACAAATCGGTGAAAGTGAAGAAGTCCAACAGCTGTGCAATCATATGTTCCAGAAAGGAGTGGCTCCCGATGCTGCAACATACACATCCTTCATCACTATGTTGTGCgaagaaaataaatatgaaCAGGCCATGGATATTTTTAAGAAATCTTTGATGCAGGATGCTGCCGTGGCTAGCTCAGTGTTGACTGTGTTTATCCTTGCACTCTGCAAACAAG GTAACTTCAAAGGAGCATTGAGTGTTATGTGTTGTGTTGGATCTAATGCCGAGAACTTGAATTCACATGTCATTTTGTTGAAGAGTCTAACAGATGCTGGGAAAGTAGAGATGGCCATTGAACACATAAAATGGATTAGAAGCAACTGCAGCTCTAGTTTACacaacataataaatgagctCATGGCGTCTCTCTCCACATCTGCCAGTCTTCAACATGTGACAAAGCTGATCCAGTATTTATACTCACAGAGGCTTGTTGATGAAGCTGACCCATGGATGAAGTTGATGGGGAATGTGTATGCTTGA